From the Harpia harpyja isolate bHarHar1 chromosome 22, bHarHar1 primary haplotype, whole genome shotgun sequence genome, the window gtgttaATGATGCGATACACAGATTTCTTGAGTAGagcaaatcagaaatattttttctttttaatttttatcttacTAAAATTAATACTTTATCTTTTTATAGATGTGACTTTTCTAACAGAAGACAAGATATATGAAATTCTTGAACTATGTCGAGAGAAGGAGGATTATTCCCCTTTAATCCGGGTGATTGGGAGAGTATTTTCTAGTGCTGAAGCATTGGTACAGAGTTTCCGAAAAGCCAAGCAGCACACCAAGGAGGAGCTCAAGTCTCTTCAAGGAAAGGATGAAGACAAAGatgaagatgaaaaggaaaaggctgcCTGTTCGGCTGCTGCTATGGAAGAAGATTCAGGCGCATCGTCATCTTCATCGTCAAGAATAGGTGATAACACACAAGGAGATAATAACCTCCAAAAACTAGGCCCGGATGAAGTGTCTGTAGATATTGAAGCAGTCAGGCGGGTCTACGATAGGTtactttctaatgaaaaaatagaAACTGCCTTTTTAAATGCACTTGTGTACTTGTCACCTAATGTGGAATGTGACTTGACTTACCATAATGTGTACTCTCGGGATCCTAACTATCTGAATTTGTTTATTATCGTTATGGAGAATGGCAATCTTCATAGCCCAGAATATCTGGAAATGGCTCTACCATTGTTTTGCAAAGCAATGAGCAAACTACCCCTTGCAGCTCAAGCAAAACTGATCAGATTGTGGTCTAAGTACAGAGCAGACCAAATTCGGAGAATGATGGAAACATTTCAGCAGCTTATTACTTACAAAGTCATAAGCAATGAGTTCAATAGTCGTAACCTAGTGAATGATGATGATGCTGTTGTTGCTGCTTCAAAGTGCTTGAAAATGGTTTACTATGCAAATGTAGTAGGAGGGGATGTGGATACAGATCAtaatgaagaggaagatgaagaacCCATCCCAGAATCAAGTGAACTAACTCTTCAAGAGTTGTTGggtgaggaaagaagaaataaaaaaggtccTCGAGTGGACCCACTGGAAACTGAACTTGGTGTTAAAACTATAGATTGCAGAAAACCACTTATCCCTTTTGAAGAATTTATTAATGAACCACTGAATGATGTTCTAGAAATGGATAAAGATTACACTTTCTTCAaagtagaaacagaaaataaattctcttttatGACCTGTCCCTTCATATTGAATGCTGTTACCAAGAACCTGGGATTGTATTATGACAATAGAATCCGAATGTACAGTGAAAGACGCATAACTGTGCTCTACAGCTTAGTTCAAGGACAGCAGCTCAACCCGTATTTGCGACTTAAAGTGAGACGTGATCACATCATAGATGATGCGCTGGTCCGGGTAAGTCATGCAGCAACATGGAACTTAGGTTTGTTGGTTCTGACTAGAGCAAACTATGTGGGCTTTGACTAACTGAAAAGGACTGTGTGTGAGTGCAGTGTTTTATGTACTAGATTTCCTCTAGAAGAAACTCAAATAGCTTTACCATATTAAGTTTGAATTCTGAGCGTGCTGCTGAAGATTTGTATTTTCAGCAGAACCACTTCTACTCAGAGTGGTTGCAGACTTAAATGTTTTAAAGTGTCAAATAGTTCTTATTCCCCATTAACAGATTCTGCACTGTTACAGCTCTTAATGGTGAGAGTGAccaacttctgtttctttttctttgtcctctGGACTGTCTTGGATCATCTTCTGATAGTAGGGTTTTTCAGATGGAAGTTGGAATTAAAACCTTTCAGTTGTGTACTCTTCTTGTGGACTTCTGAACTTCTAGATATAAAGTGGTGGAGTGCCTGCATAATAAGTAGAACTTCTCACTTCTCTACGTGTTGTTGCAATTTGGTGCAAATACTGATATGACtgagaaaggagaagacagaCCTGTTAGTACCCAAGAACTGTGAGAGCAACCTGTTTCTGAATATGCTGGCTTCTCAAAGTAAAACTTAAAGCCATTTGTTCACACAGTTTTGGAACATGGGAATTATACAGGATACAAACTATAAAGAGTGTTTCACAGTaaacttttttccataaatatgtCCTTTAATTTTAGGACTCTTCCTccctttattttttgcttaaagctgttatttttcagaagctcgtttttctgtgttctgttaCTAAAACACAATAAAGTCtacaaaatttttaatttaaccCTGGCTTTTTAAAGCTTGTTGCTGAAGAGCCAGACAAGTATTTGGAGAGACTCTGGAGAAAAGTACCTGGGTTTGCCTCTCAACCCAGCTGTTACTTCTAGTTAAATTTGATGACACTAACTGCTACTGAAGGTCAATTGTGAGAGCCCTAAATGAACTCCTACCTTGATTTTTCTGTGTACCTATGGATTTCCAGGTGGGTTAGCTGCTTCAGGGGAATTGCTGATATTATGACTTCTCAGGGGAAACCTTTGTCTCCAGTAccaataggaaaaataaaattgcaatgcAGAAATGGCTTCTGTCTGTAAACCCAATTTTATATTAGGCAAATGAGAAATACACTGTTTTAAGATTAAAGCCTACTGTGTACCAGTTTTCTAATTTAAGAATACTCTTTGTAATTTCACTACCTATCAGATTTGGGGTTGTATCCAGTTATGTTTTCTCACATTCATGTAATGGAGTTTATTTCCTTGACTGTTCAGCTTTGGGATACATAAATactgggaaaaagggagggacAGTACTATCTCTTTAGGTGAGGATGGGCTAAAAGAGAATAAGACCTTGGTTTAGGGAGATGTTAATTTTAATGTCAGTTCCAACAGAGAGGAAGCAGACCTCCTTCCTCATGCTGATAATGACAAGGAAAATCTGTAAATATGAGAAAAGGCCTTCTTCCACATAGTCCTTGTTGTGGAAGGAAGTTGAAATCTTTGAGGACAAAAAAATGTTTGGTGGTGCTTAGAAAGCTCATGGGCAACATCAAGTTGGTGCAGCTGCTATATTGCAGCAGGGCCACAGCAGTCACCACCATGCACACTCTTGGTCTGTTGGAAATTTCGATAATTTAAATCAGATTAAGCTCAAACATACTAATTTAAATTGTGATGGGCTTACAGCAGCCCTTGCACAGCCTAGCAGTCTACGAGTACCATGCCTGGGCAGTTGCCATGGATCCTCTTATGGCTGTTATTTTAAGCTGTCAGAACATGCTAAATTATGGTTATCTGACTCTGTCAAAGGCCCAAGGAGAGTAAGAATTTTAAACTGTTTATTCTGGGACAGAATATAAAGGGAAAAGATAAAATTGTTCTAAATTCAAGTAGTCTGAGCTGAACTGTAGTGTTagtcaacaagaccaagtgcagTCCAGGCATTTCTCGAAAGTGGAAAATAGATTATATTCAGAAAAATGGAGATGAGTGAAGACTCACCATCCTAGCTGGAGGAAGGGAGTATGTGCCATTTCAAACAGATGCAACAATGTAGCTGTTGAGAACATGTGGACTTAGAGAAAATTGTGTTGATATATGTAATGGATACAGAAGTCACCTTTTAACTATTGGTATGTTTTGACTGATAATATGAAGTATCAGTGCTCAAGGAAGAGATATTAAATATTCCTGAGGAAGTGTTAGGAGGTCAGAAAGGAGCAAATGGAATACAATGTCTCTGTTTACTATGGTGTGCCtatgtttcatttgtttcttctcattttagTATCAAAAAGGATGCAATAGAAATACATTCAGAGTTCAGAGTCTCTTCAGAGAGATTGTAAAGCCCTCTTAATGGTAAAAAAGGTGATGGAGAGGACATAAAAGATGGCATGGAGAAGTTGAATGGGAAATACTGGTTTTTCAATTGGTAGCACCCAGTCATATTATCAGGAAGCAGGCTTAACATAAGCAAAATgacatattttttcctcatttttaaggTACACTGTGTACCTTAAAATTATGGATGTCTTTGCCCAGAACTTGTAGCTCTTCATAAAAGAAAGATCCATCAAAAGGTAATAGGCGTTACAGGCATTTTGATGTGACCCACACACAAACCTCAGAAAGTCTGTAAGCTGCAAGTCTACTGGTAGCTGGAAAAGCATTGCAGGGAAAATACTGTTCCACACTGTCGTCTTGCAGTTTCTTCAGCGAGTGCCTGATGTGTTTAAGAATTGTATGCTGTTGTTACAGGTACTTCTGTAACAGGTTGAGAAGTGATTTTAGTAATTTTCACAATTGGTTTCCACTTCCTAATTGGTGTAAAATAGGTCTGGAGAATCTTCAGTCTTATGTCCTAATCCTTAAAGTAACTTGCTCTATCTTTGATTATAGTCAAAGATGGGGTACTCTGTGCTTCTGTAGCAGCACTGACAGCATCAAACCTAAGTGAAAGCTGCATTGTATGAGTTTACGTCAGCGATGGTTGCAGTTTTGGGTGCAGTATTGAACTTTGGAAAGGTCTCACTGAAAACTATCAGAAAGATCTTGCCAAGATAGTCTTCACTAGTAAAAGCGTATTCTTAGATCTGTTCAGTGGCAAAACGTTTCCAAACATGCTTAAATGACAGGTAAGTAATTATAATTACCGTTATTTTTACCCTTGAATTGCATTTTTTACTTCTGGAGTTTGAATACTTACAGGCTTGTTTGAGTTGTAAGTAATTACATACTTGTGTCACTAGACCTGTGTCTTTACAGAATAATCAGTGCAGACTTTTTTGACTACATATGGAATAACTCTAACTTCCtgataaaagcattttcagaaatattgatTAAAATGAGGTTGAGATGATCTTATTCATATTTTCCTTATTGATGTTGGATATTTTTCAAGCAAATATATTGATCAGCCTTCATAACTTCTTGCAAATGGACTAAGTACCGCTCTTTCTTTGCTAATTAGTCGAGCTAATGAAGTTATCACCAAGCTGTTTTTTCTCTTACCAATACTTAATATTTAAACTTTTAGAATTCAGTATGTACATCTTCTCACTTTTTGGacttcattaaaacaaatatGAGCACTGGtaagtgatttttattattattattattattactgtagggttttttcttttattgagaATTTGAAGCAATACCTTTTAAATACCTTTGAAGCAATAATTTGTTTAAAGTTGTTTGAACACATACATCTAAGCAAAAATTTTATTTACGGATTCATTGTTCAATTTCTTCACATGTATGAAACTTGAatcaaagctatttttcttttttttttttttaattgaaatggaTTTTAATGAAACATGCTTTCTTTGTATTATATACTTATTGTATGCTTATTTGTATGTATGTTAGTCTGAAAAGTCACCGGGGGGGGAATACTGGAATTAGTAAAGTGCTAGTCCCCACTTTTATTAAGGAACCCTTCCATCTGGGAGTTGGTATTTCAGTCTGCAGTTCTTGAAAGTGGTTAACATGCTTTTTTGGGTCTAACAAGTTTAAGAGGTTAGCTGTACTCCTGCTGACTCATGTTATGTGGATGTGATAGTAATGAAAAGAAGTTTATCCTTAAATCCCCTCTTCTGCCTTTTCATCCCCCCAACAGTTATTTTTCATCCCCTTCCAAGTTTATTCTGCTCCCCCGCCCCGATTTTAGGTGGATTTATTCTCAGGTAACAGTAATTTAAAAGGTGTGAGTTATGACACATAAGTTCTGCAAGTGAAAATGTGGTGGGTTCCTTCAGCAGAGTCTGGCTGGTACTTGCTCGCAAATTAGAAACTCACTTTGACAAATTTCACATTGAATGTAGATGGCTTGTAGGCAGCAAGCCTCGCTTGTAAATGACTGCTGAATATATTGATGAGCAAAAACTCTTATGTGACAACTGAAGCCAGTAGGCAGATTCCCTCATAGTATATTAGCAACAAAGTACTTCAGGAGCTTTGAGGTTCTTTTAGACTAAATCAATGTTTATGTGTGTTCAGTGGAAAATCTTGGCAATAGTATGCCTTGGTTGCATGCAGAATACGTGTGACTGTTCATGTATGCAAGCTCCACTGGCAAGTGTATGCATGAACCATAAGTACAGCTTGAGAGGATGCTTCTTAGTCACTTTAAGTATTACTTCACATGCCACTTTGCAGAAAAACGTAGTGACCGACATGTTATGACCTGTCACTGGTACTTTCAAACTTGAATTAGTTGTGTTCATGTCATTTTTGCCTTCTAGTGTGGAAAGTATTCCTGCCACTGCCTGAAAGAGAACTTCTATGTTACATTGCTAGAACTTGAGGGGGGTTTTgatcatttttaaattaatagagATTAGTTCAGTTCCTATCAATTTTAAGAAGTTAGCCAAACTCTGGTGTTATGTTAAGCTTTTAAATGTTGTCATATTTCTGTCATCCAATGGAAGATTCCTGTCTTTCAGGAAAGCACAATGTTGTTCTGTAAGCAAAGTAAATCATACAGTCTCTTACGCTGTGCCACAATATCGTGTTTCAGCCAACAAAATGCAGGTATTCTTTATAACGTCATGTCTCAGCTTTCAGCTTCTCAATTCATACTTTGTTTTTGATGATGCTGCTTCAGACATGCTACACACATTCTATTTGGGAAGTCCGTGAAAAATGTAATGATGACTTCATCTGCTTGGCCAGTCaaagcattgtgacagaaaacATGTTAGCTTCTAAAACTTTGGGAATTCACACACACATAGATTGGGTTTATCCAGCAGCATCTGTGTTCACATGGCAGGTCTgattatttataaaaacaaacaactttaaaCTGAAGTTCATACTTCCTTGCTATAGAAACACTGCTGCAGTTCTGCTAAAATTCAGTGCCTCTACCATCATGACTAATGCTGTGTTTTCCACTGAGTTCCAGTTTTCTTGTGAAGCATCAGTGTTGAGACATGGATGTTCAAAGGAGCAGCTAAATCCGCAACCTTCAGTTGAGCCGCTTAGCAACATTGTCCTGGTTACAGAATCTACTTCAAGGAACATTAGGCTTTGACTCAAAATGCTGGCTTTTTGGTAATCCTTTGTATGATTGCCTCGCAGACATGCAGcatacctgtcctggtttcagctgcgatagagtttaattttcttcctagtagctggtacagtgctgtggtttggattt encodes:
- the UBE3A gene encoding ubiquitin-protein ligase E3A isoform X4 encodes the protein MATACKRSPGEPHSENIETSRMKRAAAKHLIERYYHQLTEGCGNEACTNEFCASCPTFLRMDNNAAAIKALELYKINAKLCDPHPSKKGTSSAYLENNSKGAHNNSCTDRKMNKKEMQGPRDDFKDVTFLTEDKIYEILELCREKEDYSPLIRVIGRVFSSAEALVQSFRKAKQHTKEELKSLQGKDEDKDEDEKEKAACSAAAMEEDSGASSSSSSRIGDNTQGDNNLQKLGPDEVSVDIEAVRRVYDRLLSNEKIETAFLNALVYLSPNVECDLTYHNVYSRDPNYLNLFIIVMENGNLHSPEYLEMALPLFCKAMSKLPLAAQAKLIRLWSKYRADQIRRMMETFQQLITYKVISNEFNSRNLVNDDDAVVAASKCLKMVYYANVVGGDVDTDHNEEEDEEPIPESSELTLQELLGEERRNKKGPRVDPLETELGVKTIDCRKPLIPFEEFINEPLNDVLEMDKDYTFFKVETENKFSFMTCPFILNAVTKNLGLYYDNRIRMYSERRITVLYSLVQGQQLNPYLRLKVRRDHIIDDALVRLEMIAMENPADLKKQLYVEFEGEQGVDEGGVSKEFFQLVVEEIFNPDIGMFTYDESTKLFWFNPSSFETEGQFTLIGIVLGLAIYNNCILDVHFPMVVYRKLMGKKGTFRDLADSHPVLYQSLRDLLEYEGSVEDDMMITFQISHTDLFGNPMMHDLKENGDKIPITNENRKEFVNLYADYILNKSVEKQFKAFRRGFHMVTNESPLKYLFRPEEIELLICGSRNLDFQALEETTEYDGGYTRDSLIIR
- the UBE3A gene encoding ubiquitin-protein ligase E3A isoform X3, whose protein sequence is MDNNAAAIKALELYKINAKLCDPHPSKKGTSSAYLENNSKGAHNNSCTDRKMNKKEMQGPRDDFKDVTFLTEDKIYEILELCREKEDYSPLIRVIGRVFSSAEALVQSFRKAKQHTKEELKSLQGKDEDKDEDEKEKAACSAAAMEEDSGASSSSSSRIGDNTQGDNNLQKLGPDEVSVDIEAVRRVYDRLLSNEKIETAFLNALVYLSPNVECDLTYHNVYSRDPNYLNLFIIVMENGNLHSPEYLEMALPLFCKAMSKLPLAAQAKLIRLWSKYRADQIRRMMETFQQLITYKVISNEFNSRNLVNDDDAVVAASKCLKMVYYANVVGGDVDTDHNEEEDEEPIPESSELTLQELLGEERRNKKGPRVDPLETELGVKTIDCRKPLIPFEEFINEPLNDVLEMDKDYTFFKVETENKFSFMTCPFILNAVTKNLGLYYDNRIRMYSERRITVLYSLVQGQQLNPYLRLKVRRDHIIDDALVRLEMIAMENPADLKKQLYVEFEGEQGVDEGGVSKEFFQLVVEEIFNPDIGMFTYDESTKLFWFNPSSFETEGQFTLIGIVLGLAIYNNCILDVHFPMVVYRKLMGKKGTFRDLADSHPVLYQSLRDLLEYEGSVEDDMMITFQISHTDLFGNPMMHDLKENGDKIPITNENRKEFVNLYADYILNKSVEKQFKAFRRGFHMVTNESPLKYLFRPEEIELLICGSRNLDFQALEETTEYDGGYTRDSLIIREFWEIVHSFTDEQKRLFLQFTTGTDRAPVGGLGKLKMIIAKNGPDTERLPTSHTCFNVLLLPEYSSKEKLKERLLKAITYAKGFGML